The Acidobacteriaceae bacterium genome contains the following window.
CATCAGCAACCGGCGGGATCCTGGAGGTGGTGGTCGACGGGCAGACCGGATATCTCGTGCCGTTTGTGGCTGATCCCGAGACCAGCTTCCCGACCGAGCCGGAGCAGTTCAGCCGCGATCTGGCAACTCGAATCGCTGAGTTACTTGACGATCCGAAGAAGGCCAAAGCGATGGGCGAGGCGGGGCGCCAGCGCGTGGAGCAGTATTTCTCCTGGACCTCGATTGCCGCGCAAACTATTGAGTTATATCGGACTTTGATCGCTGGGCGGAGGTAGATGCGAGCTCCAGCCCGGGCGAGCCGGGCTCGGGAGAGAGGCATATACTAAAGGTATTGGGCGCGCCGGGGAGACTGTGCAGCGCTACTTTGCTTTTTACTGGAGTCAGACATGGCGAACCTTCTCGATCAGCTCAAGTCGATGACCACCGTGGTCTCAGATACCGGCGATATCAACTCGATCAAAGCCTATAAGCCGACCGATGCGACGACGAATCCTTCGCTGATTGCCGCCGCCGCCGGCATGCCGGAGTACCAGAAGATCGTCGACGACGTGCTGGACGACGCGCGCAAGAACCTTGGCGACAAGGCGAGCGACGAGGATGTGGCCAAGGCAGCATTCAAAACACTGGCTGTGGCTTTCGGCCGCAAGATTCTGGAGATCGTTCCGGGTCGCGTCTCGACCGAAGTGGACGCGCGACTGAGCTATGACACGGAGGGCTCGATCGCCGCGGCGCACGACATCATCCAGCAGTATGAGCAGGCGGGCATCAGCCGCGAGCGCGTGCTGATTAAGTTGGCGTCGACGTGGGAAGGCATTCGTGCGGCAGAGCGCCTGGAGAAGGAAGGCATTCACTGCAACATGACGCTGCTGTTCGGCCTGCACCAGGCGGTGGCGTGCGCGGAGGCGAAGGTCACGCTGATCTCGCCGTTCGTGGGCCGCATCCTCGACTGGTACAAGA
Protein-coding sequences here:
- a CDS encoding transaldolase, whose protein sequence is MANLLDQLKSMTTVVSDTGDINSIKAYKPTDATTNPSLIAAAAGMPEYQKIVDDVLDDARKNLGDKASDEDVAKAAFKTLAVAFGRKILEIVPGRVSTEVDARLSYDTEGSIAAAHDIIQQYEQAGISRERVLIKLASTWEGIRAAERLEKEGIHCNMTLLFGLHQAVACAEAKVTLISPFVGRILDWYKKNEPSRNNDGPNDPGVQSVTEIYHYYKKFGYKTVVMGASFRNSEEIKQLAGCDLLTIAPKLLEELQDTEGVLERKLDPESSKKDSIEKINVDKATFDKMHAENKMANDKLKEGIEGFSKALEDLEKMLAKRVSEMAKV